A single window of Vigna unguiculata cultivar IT97K-499-35 chromosome 1, ASM411807v1, whole genome shotgun sequence DNA harbors:
- the LOC114192434 gene encoding calcium-binding protein CML24-like → MDDEVRKIFNKFDKNGDGKISSVELRELMAALGSKTTTEEVRRMMAELDRNGDGYIDLKEFGEFHCGGGGDGRELREAFELYDLDKNGLISAKELHSVMRRLGEKCSLSDCRRMIGNVDADGDGSVNFEEFKKMMTRS, encoded by the coding sequence ATGGACGATGAGGTGCGCAAGATCTTCAACAAGTTCGACAAGAACGGCGACGGGAAGATCTCGAGCGTGGAACTGAGGGAGTTGATGGCGGCGCTGGGATCGAAAACTACCACAGAGGAGGTGCGACGCATGATGGCGGAACTCGACCGCAACGGCGACGGCTACATTGATTTGAAGGAGTTTGGGGAGTTCCACTGCGGTGGAGGCGGCGACGGAAGGGAGCTCCGGGAGGCGTTCGAACTGTACGATCTGGACAAGAACGGGCTGATCTCGGCGAAGGAGCTGCACTCCGTGATGCGGAGGCTGGGGGAGAAGTGCTCCCTCAGTGACTGCCGGAGAATGATCGGAAACGTGGATGCCGACGGCGACGGCAGCGTGAATTTCGAAGAGTTCAAGAAGATGATGACGCGCTCGTAG